One window of Zalophus californianus isolate mZalCal1 chromosome 3, mZalCal1.pri.v2, whole genome shotgun sequence genomic DNA carries:
- the LOC113920498 gene encoding 60S ribosomal protein L32-like has product MRNNRYVFWLFLGAACGGGSHLLLGIMAALRPLVKPTIVKKRTKKFIWPQSDLYVKIKHNWQKPRGTENRVHRRFKGQILMPSIGYGSNKKTKHMLLSGFRKFLVHNVKELEVLLMCNKSYRAEIAYNVSSRTAKLLWKEQPSWQSVTNPNARLRSEENE; this is encoded by the coding sequence ATGCGCAATAATAGATATGTGTTTTGGCTCTTCCTCGGCGCTGCCTGTGGAGGTGGCAGCCATCTGTTACTGGGCATCATGGCTGCCCTCAGACCTCTGGTGAAGCCCACGATTgttaaaaagaggaccaagaagttCATCTGGCCCCAGTCAGACCTCTATGTCAAAATTAAGCACAACTGGCAGAAACCCAGAGGCACTGAAAATAGGGTGCACAGAAGATTCAAGGGCCAGATCTTGATGCCCAGCATTGGTTACgggagcaacaagaaaacaaagcacatgttgCTCAGTGGCTTCCGGAAGTTCCTAGTCCACAATGTCAAGGAGCTTGAAGTGCTGCTGATGTGCAACAAATCTTACCGTGCAGAGATTGCTTACAATGTCTCCTCAAGAACTGCAAAGCTATTGTGGAAAGAGCAGCCCAGCTGGCAATCAGTCACCAATCCCAACGCCAGGCTGCgcagtgaagaaaatgaatag